The Enterococcus rotai genome includes a window with the following:
- a CDS encoding tyrosine-type recombinase/integrase, with the protein MKARNEHGKIIYGYIYGKRYAHVKKRLAELKVQYSFSHNNLNLFKGTVQEWLNYWLNGLMRKKIKLSTYSSYRLRIDKYIVPFLGRKQLVQVKSGEVEEFINYLTNLNLSSSTIHSIVTVLKSAMNKAFLENYILSNPCSNLSLSTTTVGEITALSLKDQEKIEQIALNEKKCSAVILALYTGLRIGEISGLKWSDIDFEKNIIYIKRTLYRIPNTENNKKTEIIMAEPKTKSSKRSIPLAKNLKNYLLDKQKIDTSEYVISCKGSYAEPRVISYRFKKNIKDAGIRPIHFHVLRHTFATRCVEQGIDIATLSKLLGHASIKLTLDTYTDSLWENRKEAVSVIDHKLGNATIFS; encoded by the coding sequence ATGAAGGCAAGAAATGAACATGGTAAAATCATTTATGGCTATATTTACGGAAAACGCTATGCACATGTAAAAAAGAGGCTCGCCGAATTGAAAGTTCAATACTCTTTTTCGCATAATAATCTTAACTTATTCAAAGGAACGGTTCAAGAGTGGTTGAATTATTGGCTGAATGGGTTGATGCGGAAAAAAATCAAGCTTTCTACTTATTCCAGCTACCGCTTACGAATTGATAAATACATTGTTCCGTTTTTAGGAAGAAAACAGCTGGTTCAAGTAAAAAGCGGTGAAGTAGAAGAATTCATCAATTATTTAACAAATTTAAATCTATCATCTTCCACAATCCATTCAATTGTGACTGTACTAAAAAGTGCCATGAATAAAGCATTTTTAGAAAATTACATTCTTTCAAACCCATGTAGTAATTTGTCATTATCAACAACAACAGTAGGCGAAATAACAGCGCTTAGTTTAAAAGATCAAGAGAAGATCGAACAAATCGCACTAAATGAAAAAAAATGTTCTGCTGTTATCTTAGCATTGTATACCGGGTTAAGAATTGGTGAAATCAGTGGATTGAAGTGGTCTGATATCGATTTCGAAAAAAATATTATTTATATCAAAAGAACATTATACAGAATCCCAAATACAGAGAATAACAAAAAAACGGAAATAATTATGGCTGAGCCGAAAACAAAAAGTTCGAAACGATCGATCCCTTTGGCAAAAAATTTAAAAAATTATTTATTGGATAAACAAAAAATCGATACTTCTGAATATGTGATTTCTTGTAAAGGTAGCTATGCAGAACCTAGAGTAATTAGTTATCGATTCAAAAAGAATATTAAGGATGCTGGAATACGTCCTATTCATTTCCACGTGTTACGTCATACGTTCGCTACCCGATGTGTAGAACAAGGAATTGATATCGCTACGCTAAGTAAACTATTAGGCCACGCTTCAATAAAATTAACGTTAGACACATACACCGATTCACTGTGGGAAAATAGGAAAGAGGCTGTTTCTGTTATAGATCACAAACTTGGAAATGCGACTATTTTCTCTTAA
- a CDS encoding TraX family protein, which yields MKPKFFSGSQLKWIAIVTMLLDHIAKIISFRPFINGALPYMVETTKLFGLSQILFPIFILIGRIAFPLFCFLLVEGFVHTSNTRRYLVRLSLFALISEVPYDLAFSHRVIDFDSQNVFFTLVIGLVVIIGVEKYTFTSIKNSILSLIFIGSGVFLAEWLQTDYGGWIGILLITILYLFRRSSLLKCILGGLVLLQNSWFGLFAFIPIYFYNGQRGKQWKYFFYWFYPVHLLVLFAIQQFLVVPYLI from the coding sequence TTGAAGCCTAAATTTTTTTCAGGTAGCCAGTTAAAATGGATCGCCATTGTTACAATGTTACTCGACCATATAGCAAAAATCATTTCTTTTCGACCTTTCATAAATGGAGCTCTTCCTTATATGGTAGAAACAACTAAGCTATTTGGTTTAAGCCAAATCCTTTTCCCTATATTTATTCTAATTGGAAGGATTGCTTTTCCATTGTTTTGTTTTTTATTGGTTGAAGGCTTTGTCCATACTTCTAATACTAGAAGATATTTGGTACGGCTTTCCTTATTTGCACTGATTTCAGAAGTCCCTTACGATTTAGCTTTTTCACATCGCGTTATTGATTTTGACAGTCAAAATGTATTCTTCACGTTAGTAATTGGTTTAGTGGTCATTATAGGGGTAGAAAAATATACATTTACTTCTATTAAAAACAGCATACTCTCACTGATATTCATTGGTAGCGGAGTATTTTTAGCAGAGTGGCTCCAAACGGATTATGGTGGCTGGATCGGTATTTTACTCATCACTATTTTGTATCTATTTAGGCGTTCTTCATTGTTGAAGTGTATTTTAGGCGGATTGGTTCTTTTACAAAATAGTTGGTTTGGGCTGTTTGCTTTTATACCAATTTATTTTTACAACGGGCAACGTGGTAAACAATGGAAATATTTTTTTTATTGGTTTTATCCCGTTCATTTACTCGTTCTTTTTGCAATTCAACAATTTTTGGTTGTACCTTACCTGATTTAA
- the groL gene encoding chaperonin GroEL (60 kDa chaperone family; promotes refolding of misfolded polypeptides especially under stressful conditions; forms two stacked rings of heptamers to form a barrel-shaped 14mer; ends can be capped by GroES; misfolded proteins enter the barrel where they are refolded when GroES binds), producing MAKEIKFAEDARAAMLRGVDILADTVKVTLGPKGRNVVLEKSFGSPLITNDGVTIAKEIELEDHFENMGAKLVSEVASKTNDIAGDGTTTATVLTQAIVREGLKNVTAGANPLGIRRGIELATKTAVEELHNISTVVDSKEAIAQVAAVSSGDERVGQLIADAMEKVGNDGVITIEESKGIETELDVVEGMQFDRGYLSQYMVTDNDKMEAVLENPYILITDKKISNIQDILPLLEQILQQSRPLLIIADDVDGEALPTLVLNKIRGTFNVVAVKAPGFGDRRKAMLEDIAMLTGATVITDDLGLELKDTTIDNLGNASKVVVDKDNTTIVEGAGEKAGIDARIQLIKNQIAETTSDFDREKLQERLAKLAGGVAVVKVGAATETELKELKLRIEDALNATRAAVEEGMVSGGGTALVNVIGKVTALDVEGDVATGVKIVVRALEEPIRQIAENAGYEGSVIVDKLKNIDLGIGFNAATGEWVNMVEAGIVDPTKVTRSALQNAASVSALLLTTEAVVADKPEPAGASMPPMDPSMGMGGMM from the coding sequence ATGGCAAAAGAAATTAAATTCGCAGAAGATGCACGCGCAGCAATGCTTCGTGGTGTAGATATTTTAGCTGATACAGTAAAAGTAACATTAGGCCCTAAAGGCCGCAACGTTGTTTTAGAAAAATCTTTTGGTTCACCACTGATCACAAATGATGGTGTGACAATTGCTAAAGAAATCGAATTAGAAGATCACTTTGAAAACATGGGTGCTAAACTAGTTTCTGAAGTTGCTTCTAAAACCAATGATATCGCTGGGGATGGAACAACAACAGCTACTGTTTTGACACAAGCAATTGTACGTGAAGGCTTGAAAAACGTTACTGCAGGGGCTAATCCATTAGGCATTCGCCGTGGGATCGAATTAGCAACAAAAACTGCGGTTGAAGAATTACACAATATTTCAACTGTTGTTGATTCAAAAGAGGCTATCGCTCAAGTAGCGGCTGTTTCTTCTGGTGATGAACGTGTTGGCCAATTGATTGCGGATGCAATGGAAAAAGTTGGTAATGACGGTGTGATTACCATCGAAGAATCAAAAGGGATCGAAACTGAATTAGACGTAGTTGAAGGAATGCAATTTGACCGTGGTTACTTATCACAATATATGGTAACAGATAATGATAAAATGGAAGCCGTTTTAGAAAATCCATATATCTTGATTACGGACAAAAAAATCTCGAATATTCAAGATATTTTACCTTTGTTAGAACAAATTTTACAACAAAGCCGTCCATTATTGATCATCGCTGATGACGTAGATGGTGAAGCTTTACCAACATTAGTGTTAAACAAAATCCGTGGAACATTCAACGTTGTAGCTGTAAAAGCTCCTGGATTTGGTGATCGTCGTAAAGCAATGCTTGAAGATATTGCAATGTTAACAGGTGCTACAGTGATCACAGACGATTTAGGTCTTGAATTAAAAGACACAACTATTGATAACCTTGGGAATGCAAGCAAAGTGGTTGTAGATAAAGACAATACAACAATCGTTGAAGGTGCTGGCGAAAAAGCTGGTATTGATGCTCGTATCCAATTAATCAAAAACCAAATTGCAGAAACAACTTCTGATTTTGACCGTGAAAAACTACAAGAACGTTTAGCTAAATTAGCAGGCGGTGTAGCCGTAGTCAAAGTTGGTGCTGCAACAGAAACAGAATTAAAAGAATTGAAATTACGAATTGAAGATGCGTTGAATGCAACACGTGCAGCCGTTGAAGAAGGTATGGTTTCCGGTGGTGGAACAGCCTTAGTCAATGTTATTGGTAAAGTAACTGCATTAGATGTTGAAGGCGATGTAGCAACTGGTGTGAAAATCGTAGTTCGTGCATTAGAAGAACCAATTCGTCAAATCGCTGAAAATGCGGGCTATGAAGGCTCAGTAATTGTTGATAAATTGAAAAATATTGATTTAGGTATTGGCTTCAATGCTGCAACAGGCGAGTGGGTAAACATGGTAGAAGCAGGAATCGTTGACCCAACAAAAGTAACTCGTTCAGCATTGCAAAACGCTGCATCTGTTTCAGCTTTACTGTTAACTACAGAAGCCGTAGTTGCAGATAAACCTGAACCAGCAGGAGCAAGCATGCCTCCAATGGATCCTTCAATGGGTATGGGCGGTATGATGTAA
- the groES gene encoding co-chaperone GroES — protein MLKPLSDRVVIEVAKEEEKTVGGIVLASAAQEKPQTGKVIAVGEGRVLENGTKVPAAVKEGDTVMFEKYSGTEVKYEGNEYLIVSGKDIIAIVE, from the coding sequence GTGTTAAAACCATTAAGCGATCGCGTCGTTATTGAAGTCGCGAAAGAAGAAGAAAAAACAGTAGGCGGTATCGTATTAGCATCAGCAGCTCAAGAAAAGCCGCAAACAGGAAAAGTTATCGCAGTAGGTGAAGGCCGTGTACTAGAAAACGGAACAAAAGTTCCTGCTGCTGTTAAAGAAGGCGACACAGTAATGTTTGAAAAATACTCTGGTACAGAAGTTAAATATGAAGGTAATGAATACTTGATCGTTTCTGGAAAAGATATTATTGCGATCGTTGAATAG
- a CDS encoding CPBP family intramembrane glutamic endopeptidase, producing the protein MSIKKLSITTILLYGLVFFSPFIFRPFSPDIVIGGTTFTYILGAVLMIWLYFNNKKTAITQVEQNAKLRSPVFVMLLGFSGIFIAMIIQAIVFSIETAITGVQPSSQNTQNIIAVILANPLFILATTIGGPIMEEFVFRRSLIGLTESYTGFWISAIISSSLFSVIHQDGHFFVYFFMGFFFALLYKMTGKIWTSIIAHCGMNTLVVIAQLVMHYANIELPK; encoded by the coding sequence ATGTCTATAAAAAAATTAAGCATTACAACAATCCTACTCTATGGACTTGTCTTTTTCTCTCCATTTATTTTTAGACCATTTTCACCTGACATTGTCATTGGAGGCACAACATTTACTTATATCCTCGGGGCTGTTTTGATGATTTGGCTTTATTTCAACAATAAAAAAACTGCTATAACTCAAGTTGAGCAAAACGCTAAACTCAGATCACCTGTTTTCGTTATGTTGCTTGGCTTTAGTGGGATCTTTATAGCTATGATCATTCAAGCCATTGTCTTTAGTATTGAAACAGCAATTACTGGCGTTCAACCTAGCTCCCAAAATACTCAAAATATCATTGCTGTTATTTTAGCTAATCCACTATTTATCTTAGCAACTACGATTGGCGGACCGATTATGGAAGAATTCGTTTTTCGTCGTTCTTTGATTGGATTGACAGAAAGTTATACCGGTTTTTGGATTTCAGCTATTATAAGCTCCTCATTATTTTCAGTGATTCATCAAGACGGTCATTTTTTTGTTTATTTTTTCATGGGCTTCTTTTTCGCGCTACTTTATAAAATGACTGGAAAAATTTGGACCTCGATCATTGCGCATTGTGGAATGAACACACTCGTTGTGATTGCCCAACTGGTGATGCATTATGCCAATATCGAATTACCAAAATAG
- a CDS encoding redox-sensing transcriptional repressor Rex, whose product MKDQIIPKATARRLPLYYRYLRILHDAGKNKVSSTELSEAVQVDSATIRRDFSYFGELGKRGYGYDVENLMNFFAKTLNDDELTNVALIGVGNLGSALLKYKFHQSNSIRVSCAFDVNDDIVGRIVDGIPVYPMTDMMEQIRVQQIEVAILTLPARKAQEVVSQLADAGVKGILNFTAARLVAPTDVLIQNVDLTNELQTLIYFLHHDSELVDTEIENEKE is encoded by the coding sequence GTGAAAGACCAAATTATTCCAAAAGCAACGGCAAGACGCCTTCCCCTATATTATCGTTATTTGAGAATTCTGCATGATGCAGGAAAAAATAAAGTATCATCTACTGAGTTAAGCGAAGCGGTTCAAGTAGATAGCGCAACGATTCGACGTGATTTTTCTTATTTCGGCGAATTAGGTAAGCGCGGCTATGGTTATGATGTAGAGAATTTGATGAATTTCTTTGCAAAGACACTGAATGATGATGAATTAACGAATGTCGCTTTGATTGGTGTAGGTAACTTAGGTAGTGCCTTACTAAAATATAAATTCCATCAAAGCAACAGTATTCGTGTAAGTTGTGCCTTTGATGTCAACGATGACATTGTAGGAAGAATTGTTGATGGTATTCCGGTTTATCCAATGACGGATATGATGGAACAAATTCGAGTACAGCAAATCGAAGTGGCTATTTTAACTTTACCTGCTAGAAAAGCGCAAGAAGTTGTTAGCCAATTAGCAGATGCTGGAGTAAAAGGGATCTTGAACTTTACAGCAGCTCGATTAGTAGCACCTACAGACGTGTTGATCCAAAACGTGGATTTGACGAATGAATTACAAACGTTGATTTATTTCTTGCATCACGACAGTGAATTAGTCGATACAGAAATCGAAAACGAAAAAGAGTAA